The Glycine soja cultivar W05 chromosome 3, ASM419377v2, whole genome shotgun sequence genome window below encodes:
- the LOC114407393 gene encoding sucrose synthase 2, with protein MSTQPKLGRISSIRDRVEDTLSAHRNELISLLSRYVAQGKGILQPHNLIDELDNIPGDDEAIVDLKNGPFGEIVKSAKEAIVLPPFVAIAVRPRPGVWEYVRVNVSDLSVEQLSISEYLSFKEELVDGKINENFVLELDFEPFNATFPRPTRSASIGNGVQFLNRHLSSIMFRNKDSLQPLLDFLRAHKYKGHALMINERVQTISNLQSALAKAEDYLSKLASDTLYSEFEYVLQGMGFERGWGDTAERVLEMMHLLLDILQAPDPSTLETFLGRVPMVFNVVILSPHGYFGQANVLGLPDTGGQVVYILDQVRALENEMLLRIKKQGLDFTPRILIVTRLIPDAKGTTCNQRLERVSGTDHTHILRVPFRSESGTLRKWISRFDVWPYLETYAEDVASEIAAELQGYPDFIIGNYSDGNLVASLLAYKMGVTQCTIAHALEKTKYPDSDLYWKKFEDKYHFSCQFTADLIAMNNADFIITSTYQEIAGTKNTVGQYESHTGFTLPGLYRVVHGIDVFDPKFNIVSPGADMSIYFPYSEKQNRLTALHGSIEKLLFDPEQTDEYIGSLKDKSKPIIFSMARLDRVKNITGLVECFGKNSKLRELVNLVVVAGYIDVKKSSDREEIAEIEKMHELMKKYNLNGDFRWIAAQTNRARNGELYRYIADTQGAFIQPAFYEAFGLTVVEAMTCGLPTFATCHGGPAEIIEHGISGFHIDPYHPDQASELLVEFFQKSKEDPDHWKKISNGGLQRIYERYTWKIYSERLMTLAGVYSFWKYVSKLERRETRRYLEMFYILKFRDLANSVPLAKDDAS; from the exons ATGTCTACGCAACCAAAGCTTGGTCGGATTTCCAGTATCAGAGACCGAGTTGAAGACACTCTCTCTGCTCACCGTAACGAACTCATTTCTCTCCTCTCCAG GTATGTGGCTCAGGGGAAAGGGATTTTGCAACCCCATAATTTGATTGATGAACTTGACAACATCCCTGGTGATGATGAAGCAATAGTGGATCTTAAAAACGGTCCCTTTGGTGAAATTGTCAAGTCTGCAAAG GAAGCCATAGTTTTGCCTCCTTTTGTGGCAATAGCAGTTCGTCCAAGACCTGGTGTTTGGGAATATGTCCGTGTTAATGTCTCTGATCTCAGCGTGGAGCAATTAAGCATTTCCGAATATCTCAGCTTCAAGGAAGAACTTGTAGATGGAAA GATTAATGAGAATTTTGTATTGGAGCTTGATTTTGAGCCATTTAATGCCACGTTTCCTCGTCCAACCCGCTCAGCATCCATTGGCAATGGTGTCCAATTTCTTAATCGCCACCTTTCATCAATTATGTTTCGCAACAAGGATTCCTTGCAGCCCTTGCTTGATTTCCTCCGAGCTCACAAATACAAGGGCCAT GCTCTGATGATAAATGAGAGAGTACAAACCATTTCCAATCTTCAGTCTGCATTGGCCAAGGCTGAGGATTATCTTTCTAAGCTTGCTAGTGATACACTCTATTCAGAGTTTGAATATGT ATTACAAGGAATGGGTTTTGAGAGAGGTTGGGGTGATACTGCTGAACGGGTATTGGAAATGATGCATCTGCTACTGGATATTCTTCAGGCTCCTGATCCTTCTACACTAGagacttttcttgggagagtgCCAATGGTATTCAATGTTGTTATATTATCTCCTCATGGCTACTTTGGACAAGCCAATGTCTTGGGTTTGCCTGACACTGGTGGGCAG GTTGTTTATATACTAGATCAAGTGCGTgcccttgaaaatgagatgcTCCTTCGGATCAAGAAACAAGGACTTGATTTCACTCCCAGAATTCTAATT GTTACCAGGTTAATACCTGATGCAAAGGGGACAACATGCAACCAGCGGCTAGAAAGAGTCAGTGGTACTGACCATACTCATATTTTGCGAGTTCCATTCAGATCAGAGTCAGGAACTCTCCGTAAATGGATCTCAAGGTTTGATGTGTGGCCTTATCTAGAGACTTATGCAGAG GATGTTGCAAGTGAAATTGCTGCTGAGTTACAAGGGTATCCTGATTTCATCATTGGAAACTACAGTGATGGGAATCTTGTTGCATCTTTATTGGCTTATAAAATGGGAGTTACCCAG TGCACAATCGCGCATGCACTTGAGAAGACAAAATATCCAGATTCAGATTTATATTGGAAGAAATTTGAGGATAAATACCACTTTTCATGCCAATTTACTGCTGACCTAATAGCCATGAATAATGCTGATTTTATAATCACCAGTACATACCAGGAGATTGCAGGAAC GAAAAATACTGTTGGCCAGTATGAGAGCCACACTGGTTTTACTCTTCCTGGGCTCTATAGGGTTGTCCATGGCATTGATGTTTTTGATCCCAAGTTCAATATTGTCTCTCCTGGAGCTGATATGTCAATATATTTCCCCTACTCTGAAAAGCAGAACAGGCTTACAGCCCTGCATGGTTCAATTGAAAAGCTGTTATTTGATCCTGAGCAGACTGATGAATACAT TGGTTCATTGAAAGACAAGTCAAAGCCCATAATTTTCTCCATGGCAAGGCTAGACAGAGTGAAAAACATAACTGGATTGGTAGAATGCTTTGGTAAGAACAGCAAATTGAGGGAACTGGTCAACCTTGTCGTAGTAGCTGGTTATATTGATGTAAAGAAGTCGAGTGACAGAGAAGAAATTGCAGAAATTGAGAAGATGCACGAGCTCatgaaaaagtataatttaaatgGTGATTTTCGTTGGATTGCTGCCCAAACAAATAGGGCACGTAACGGGGAGCTGTATCGCTACATAGCAGACACACAAGGTGCTTTCATTCAG CCTGCTTTCTATGAAGCTTTTGGACTTACAGTTGTGGAGGCCATGACTTGTGGACTCCCCACTTTTGCTACTTGTCATGGTGGTCCTGCTGAGATCATTGAGCATGGTATATCAGGATTCCACATTGATCCTTATCATCCTGATCAAGCTTCAGAGCTATTGGTTGAATTTTTCCAAAAGAGCAAGGAGGACCCAGACCATTGGAAGAAAATATCTAATGGTGGTCTTCAAAGAATTTATGAAAG GTACACTTGGAAGATTTATTCTGAAAGGCTTATGACCTTGGCGGGAGTTTATAGTTTCTGGAAATACGTTTCCAAATTAGAGAGGCGTGAAACTCGACGATATCTTGAGATGTTCTATATCCTCAAGTTCCGTGATTTG